In Perognathus longimembris pacificus isolate PPM17 chromosome 3, ASM2315922v1, whole genome shotgun sequence, a single window of DNA contains:
- the Tnpo2 gene encoding transportin-2 isoform X2, translating to MDWQPDEQGLQQVLQLLKDSQSPNTATQRIVQDKLKQLNQFPDFNNYLIFVLTRLKSEDEPTRSLSGLILKNNVKAHYQSFPPPVADFIKQECLNNIGDASSLIRATIGILITTIASKGELQMWPELLPQLCNLLNSEDYNTCEGAFGALQKICEDSSELLDSDALNRPLNIMIPKFLQFFKHCSPKIRSHAIACVNQFIMDRAQALMDNIDTFIEHLFALAVDDDPEVRKNVCRALVMLLEVRIDRLIPHMHSIIQYMLQRTQDHDENVALEACEFWLTLAEQPICKEVLASHLVQLIPILVNGMKYSEIDIILLKGDVEEDEAVPDSEQDIKPRFHKSRTVTLPHEAERPDGTEDAEDDDDDDALSDWNLRKCSAAALDVLANVFREELLPHLLPLLKGLLFHPEWVVKESGILVLGAIAEGCMQGMVPYLPELIPHLIRCLSDKKALVRSIACWTLSRYAHWVVSQPPDMHLKPLMTELLKRILDGNKRVQEAACSAFATLEEEACTELVPYLSYILDTLVFAFGKYQHKNLLILYDAIGTLADSVGHHLNQPEYIQKLMPPLIQKWNELKDEDKDLFPLLECLSSVATALQSGFLPYCEPVYQRCVTLVQKTLAQAMMYTQHPEQYEAPDKDFMIVALDLLSGLAEGLGGHVEQLVARSNIMTLLFQCMQDSMPEVRQSSFALLGDLTKACFIHVKPCIAEFMPILGTNLNPEFISVCNNATWAIGEICMQMGAEMQPYVQMVLNNLVEIINRPNTPKTLLENTGRLTSPSAIPAITIGRLGYVCPQEVAPMLQQFIRPWCTSLRNIRDNEEKDSAFRGICMMIGVNPGGVVQDFIFFCDAVASWVSPKDDLRDMFYKILHGFKDQVGEENWQQFSEQFPPLLKERLAAFYGV from the exons ATGGACTGGCAGCCAGATGAACAAGGCCTGCAGCAGGTCCTACAGCTGCTCAAAGACTCGCAGTCGCCCAACACAGCCACGCAGCGCATCGTGCAGGat AAACTCAAGCAGCTCAACCAGTTTCCTGACTTCAACAACTACCTAATCTTTGTCCTGACCAGACTCAAATCAGAAG ATGAGCCAACCCGGTCTCTCAGTGGGCTCATTCTTAAGAACAATGTGAAAGCACATTACCAGAGCTTTCCACCACCTGTGGCTGACTTCATCAAGCAGGAGTGTCTCAACAACATCGGCGACGCTTCCTCACTCATCCGTGCTACCATcg GTATTCTTATAACCACCATCGCTTCCAAGGGCGAGCTGCAGATGTGGCCTGAGCTGCTGCCCCAGTTATGCAACCTGCTCAACTCAGAGGATTACAACACTTGTGAG GGGGCCTTTGGTGCCCTGCAGAAGATCTGCGAAGACTCTTCCGAGCTTCTGGACAGTGATGCTCTCAACAGGCCCCTCAACATCATGATACCCAAGTTCCTGCAGTTCTTCAAGCACTGCAGCCCCAAGATCCG GTCCCATGCCATCGCCTGTGTGAACCAGTTTATCATGGACCGCGCCCAGGCGCTGATGGACAACATCGACACCTTCATCGAG CATCTGTTCGCCCTGGCTGTGGACGATGACCCCGAGGTGCGGAAGAATGTGTGCCGCGCCCTGGTGATGCTTCTGGAAGTGCGCATCGACCGGCTCATCCCCCACATGCACAGCATCATCCAG TACATGCTACAAAGGACCCAGGACCATGATGAGAACGTGGCCCTGGAGGCCTGTGAGTTCTGGCTGACGCTGGCTGAGCAGCCCATCTGCAAGGAAGTCCTGGCCTCCCACCTGGTCCA GTTGATCCCCATTCTTGTAAATGGGATGAAGTACTCGGAAATTGATATCATTCTGCTCAAG GGTGATGTGGAGGAGGATGAGGCTGTACCTGATAGTGAGCAGGACATCAAGCCGCGCTTCCACAAGTCCCGCACGGTGACACTGCCCCATGAAGCTGAGCGGCCCGACGGCACTGAGGATGCCGaggatgatgatgacgacgatgcATTATCGGACTGGAATCTGA GGAAGTGCTCTGCGGCTGCGCTGGACGTCCTGGCCAATGTTTTCCGGGAGGAactgctcccccacctcctccccctgctcAAGGGCCTCCTGTTCCACCCCGAGTGGGTGGTCAAGGAGTCAGGCATCCTGGTGCTGGGTGCCATCGCCGAGG GCTGCATGCAAGGCATGGTGCCCTACCTGCCGGAGTTGATCCCACACCTCATCCGGTGCCTGTCAGACAAGAAGGCCCTGGTCCGCTCCATCGCCTGCTGGACCCTGAGCCGCTATGCCCACTGGGTGGTCAGCCAGCCTCCTGACATGCACCTCAAGCCTCTGATGACAGAGCTACTCAAACGCATCCTGGATGGCAACAAGAGGGTGCAGGAGGCAGCCTGCAG TGCTTTTGccaccctggaggaggaggcatgCACAGAGCTGGTACCCTACCTCAGCTACATCCTGGACACCCTTGTCTTTGCCTTCGGCAAGTACCAGCATAAGAATCTGCTCATCCTTTATGACGCCATTGGCACGTTGGCTGACTCTGTGGGCCACCACCTCAACCAGCCG GAATACATCCAGAAGCTGATGCCACCACTGATCCAGAAGTGGAACGAGCTGAAGGATGAAGACAAGGACCTTTTCCCCCTGCTGGAG tgccTGTCCTCTGTGGCCACCGCCCTGCAGAGTGGCTTCCTGCCCTACTGCGAGCCTGTGTACCAGCGCTGTGTCACTCTGGTGCAGAAGACACTGGCCCAGGCCATG ATGTACACCCAGCACCCTGAGCAGTATGAGGCCCCTGACAAGGACTTCATGATCGTGGCACTGGATCTGCTCAGCGGCCTGGCTGAGGGCCTGGGTGGCCATGTGGAGCAGCTGGTGGCCCGGAGTAACATCATGACCCTGCTCTTCCAGTGTATGCAG GATTCCATGCCTGAGGTACGGCAGAGTTCCTTTGCTCTTCTGGGAGACCTCACCAAAGCCTGCTTCATCCACGTTAAGCCGTGTATCG ctgagtTCATGCCCATCCTGGGCACCAACCTGAACCCCGAGTTCATTTCAGTCTGCAACAATGCCACCTGGGCCATTGGCGAGATCTGCATGCAGATGG GGGCAGAGATGCAACCTTATGTGCAGATGGTCCTCAACAACCTGGTGGAGATCATTAATCGGCCCAACACACCCAAGACACTGCTGGAAAACACAG GTCGCCTGACGAGTCCCTCTGCCATTCCAGCCATCACCATTGGCCGCCTGGGCTACGTGTGCCCACAGGAGGTGGCTCCTATGCTCCAGCAGTTCATCCGGCCTTG GTGCACGTCCCTGCGGAACATCCGGGACAATGAGGAGAAGGACTCTGCATTCCGGGGCATCTGCATGATGATTGGTGTCAACCCAGGGGGCGTTGTGCAG gactttattttcttctgcGATGCTGTAGCCTCTTGGGTGAGCCCGAAGGATGACCTTCGGGACATGTTTTATAAG ATCCTCCATGGCTTCAAAGATCAAGTTGGGGAGGAGAACTGGCAGCAGTTTTCAGAGCAGTTCCCGCCACTGCTCAAGGAGAGGCTGGCGGCCTTCTATGGGGTCTAG
- the Tnpo2 gene encoding transportin-2 isoform X1, giving the protein MDWQPDEQGLQQVLQLLKDSQSPNTATQRIVQDKLKQLNQFPDFNNYLIFVLTRLKSEDEPTRSLSGLILKNNVKAHYQSFPPPVADFIKQECLNNIGDASSLIRATIGILITTIASKGELQMWPELLPQLCNLLNSEDYNTCEGAFGALQKICEDSSELLDSDALNRPLNIMIPKFLQFFKHCSPKIRSHAIACVNQFIMDRAQALMDNIDTFIEHLFALAVDDDPEVRKNVCRALVMLLEVRIDRLIPHMHSIIQYMLQRTQDHDENVALEACEFWLTLAEQPICKEVLASHLVQLIPILVNGMKYSEIDIILLKGDVEEDEAVPDSEQDIKPRFHKSRTVTLPHEAERPDGTEDAEDDDDDDALSDWNLRKCSAAALDVLANVFREELLPHLLPLLKGLLFHPEWVVKESGILVLGAIAEGCMQGMVPYLPELIPHLIRCLSDKKALVRSIACWTLSRYAHWVVSQPPDMHLKPLMTELLKRILDGNKRVQEAACSAFATLEEEACTELVPYLSYILDTLVFAFGKYQHKNLLILYDAIGTLADSVGHHLNQPEYIQKLMPPLIQKWNELKDEDKDLFPLLECLSSVATALQSGFLPYCEPVYQRCVTLVQKTLAQAMMYTQHPEQYEAPDKDFMIVALDLLSGLAEGLGGHVEQLVARSNIMTLLFQCMQDSMPEVRQSSFALLGDLTKACFIHVKPCIAEFMPILGTNLNPEFISVCNNATWAIGEICMQMGAEMQPYVQMVLNNLVEIINRPNTPKTLLENTAITIGRLGYVCPQEVAPMLQQFIRPWCTSLRNIRDNEEKDSAFRGICMMIGVNPGGVVQDFIFFCDAVASWVSPKDDLRDMFYKILHGFKDQVGEENWQQFSEQFPPLLKERLAAFYGV; this is encoded by the exons ATGGACTGGCAGCCAGATGAACAAGGCCTGCAGCAGGTCCTACAGCTGCTCAAAGACTCGCAGTCGCCCAACACAGCCACGCAGCGCATCGTGCAGGat AAACTCAAGCAGCTCAACCAGTTTCCTGACTTCAACAACTACCTAATCTTTGTCCTGACCAGACTCAAATCAGAAG ATGAGCCAACCCGGTCTCTCAGTGGGCTCATTCTTAAGAACAATGTGAAAGCACATTACCAGAGCTTTCCACCACCTGTGGCTGACTTCATCAAGCAGGAGTGTCTCAACAACATCGGCGACGCTTCCTCACTCATCCGTGCTACCATcg GTATTCTTATAACCACCATCGCTTCCAAGGGCGAGCTGCAGATGTGGCCTGAGCTGCTGCCCCAGTTATGCAACCTGCTCAACTCAGAGGATTACAACACTTGTGAG GGGGCCTTTGGTGCCCTGCAGAAGATCTGCGAAGACTCTTCCGAGCTTCTGGACAGTGATGCTCTCAACAGGCCCCTCAACATCATGATACCCAAGTTCCTGCAGTTCTTCAAGCACTGCAGCCCCAAGATCCG GTCCCATGCCATCGCCTGTGTGAACCAGTTTATCATGGACCGCGCCCAGGCGCTGATGGACAACATCGACACCTTCATCGAG CATCTGTTCGCCCTGGCTGTGGACGATGACCCCGAGGTGCGGAAGAATGTGTGCCGCGCCCTGGTGATGCTTCTGGAAGTGCGCATCGACCGGCTCATCCCCCACATGCACAGCATCATCCAG TACATGCTACAAAGGACCCAGGACCATGATGAGAACGTGGCCCTGGAGGCCTGTGAGTTCTGGCTGACGCTGGCTGAGCAGCCCATCTGCAAGGAAGTCCTGGCCTCCCACCTGGTCCA GTTGATCCCCATTCTTGTAAATGGGATGAAGTACTCGGAAATTGATATCATTCTGCTCAAG GGTGATGTGGAGGAGGATGAGGCTGTACCTGATAGTGAGCAGGACATCAAGCCGCGCTTCCACAAGTCCCGCACGGTGACACTGCCCCATGAAGCTGAGCGGCCCGACGGCACTGAGGATGCCGaggatgatgatgacgacgatgcATTATCGGACTGGAATCTGA GGAAGTGCTCTGCGGCTGCGCTGGACGTCCTGGCCAATGTTTTCCGGGAGGAactgctcccccacctcctccccctgctcAAGGGCCTCCTGTTCCACCCCGAGTGGGTGGTCAAGGAGTCAGGCATCCTGGTGCTGGGTGCCATCGCCGAGG GCTGCATGCAAGGCATGGTGCCCTACCTGCCGGAGTTGATCCCACACCTCATCCGGTGCCTGTCAGACAAGAAGGCCCTGGTCCGCTCCATCGCCTGCTGGACCCTGAGCCGCTATGCCCACTGGGTGGTCAGCCAGCCTCCTGACATGCACCTCAAGCCTCTGATGACAGAGCTACTCAAACGCATCCTGGATGGCAACAAGAGGGTGCAGGAGGCAGCCTGCAG TGCTTTTGccaccctggaggaggaggcatgCACAGAGCTGGTACCCTACCTCAGCTACATCCTGGACACCCTTGTCTTTGCCTTCGGCAAGTACCAGCATAAGAATCTGCTCATCCTTTATGACGCCATTGGCACGTTGGCTGACTCTGTGGGCCACCACCTCAACCAGCCG GAATACATCCAGAAGCTGATGCCACCACTGATCCAGAAGTGGAACGAGCTGAAGGATGAAGACAAGGACCTTTTCCCCCTGCTGGAG tgccTGTCCTCTGTGGCCACCGCCCTGCAGAGTGGCTTCCTGCCCTACTGCGAGCCTGTGTACCAGCGCTGTGTCACTCTGGTGCAGAAGACACTGGCCCAGGCCATG ATGTACACCCAGCACCCTGAGCAGTATGAGGCCCCTGACAAGGACTTCATGATCGTGGCACTGGATCTGCTCAGCGGCCTGGCTGAGGGCCTGGGTGGCCATGTGGAGCAGCTGGTGGCCCGGAGTAACATCATGACCCTGCTCTTCCAGTGTATGCAG GATTCCATGCCTGAGGTACGGCAGAGTTCCTTTGCTCTTCTGGGAGACCTCACCAAAGCCTGCTTCATCCACGTTAAGCCGTGTATCG ctgagtTCATGCCCATCCTGGGCACCAACCTGAACCCCGAGTTCATTTCAGTCTGCAACAATGCCACCTGGGCCATTGGCGAGATCTGCATGCAGATGG GGGCAGAGATGCAACCTTATGTGCAGATGGTCCTCAACAACCTGGTGGAGATCATTAATCGGCCCAACACACCCAAGACACTGCTGGAAAACACAG CCATCACCATTGGCCGCCTGGGCTACGTGTGCCCACAGGAGGTGGCTCCTATGCTCCAGCAGTTCATCCGGCCTTG GTGCACGTCCCTGCGGAACATCCGGGACAATGAGGAGAAGGACTCTGCATTCCGGGGCATCTGCATGATGATTGGTGTCAACCCAGGGGGCGTTGTGCAG gactttattttcttctgcGATGCTGTAGCCTCTTGGGTGAGCCCGAAGGATGACCTTCGGGACATGTTTTATAAG ATCCTCCATGGCTTCAAAGATCAAGTTGGGGAGGAGAACTGGCAGCAGTTTTCAGAGCAGTTCCCGCCACTGCTCAAGGAGAGGCTGGCGGCCTTCTATGGGGTCTAG
- the Tnpo2 gene encoding transportin-2 isoform X5, which produces MDWQPDEQGLQQVLQLLKDSQSPNTATQRIVQDKLKQLNQFPDFNNYLIFVLTRLKSEDEPTRSLSGLILKNNVKAHYQSFPPPVADFIKQECLNNIGDASSLIRATIGILITTIASKGELQMWPELLPQLCNLLNSEDYNTCEGAFGALQKICEDSSELLDSDALNRPLNIMIPKFLQFFKHCSPKIRSHAIACVNQFIMDRAQALMDNIDTFIEHLFALAVDDDPEVRKNVCRALVMLLEVRIDRLIPHMHSIIQYMLQRTQDHDENVALEACEFWLTLAEQPICKEVLASHLVQLIPILVNGMKYSEIDIILLKGDVEEDEAVPDSEQDIKPRFHKSRTVTLPHEAERPDGTEDAEDDDDDDALSDWNLRKCSAAALDVLANVFREELLPHLLPLLKGLLFHPEWVVKESGILVLGAIAEGCMQGMVPYLPELIPHLIRCLSDKKALVRSIACWTLSRYAHWVVSQPPDMHLKPLMTELLKRILDGNKRVQEAACSAFATLEEEACTELVPYLSYILDTLVFAFGKYQHKNLLILYDAIGTLADSVGHHLNQPVRPLCSPLCLFPPCATCQG; this is translated from the exons ATGGACTGGCAGCCAGATGAACAAGGCCTGCAGCAGGTCCTACAGCTGCTCAAAGACTCGCAGTCGCCCAACACAGCCACGCAGCGCATCGTGCAGGat AAACTCAAGCAGCTCAACCAGTTTCCTGACTTCAACAACTACCTAATCTTTGTCCTGACCAGACTCAAATCAGAAG ATGAGCCAACCCGGTCTCTCAGTGGGCTCATTCTTAAGAACAATGTGAAAGCACATTACCAGAGCTTTCCACCACCTGTGGCTGACTTCATCAAGCAGGAGTGTCTCAACAACATCGGCGACGCTTCCTCACTCATCCGTGCTACCATcg GTATTCTTATAACCACCATCGCTTCCAAGGGCGAGCTGCAGATGTGGCCTGAGCTGCTGCCCCAGTTATGCAACCTGCTCAACTCAGAGGATTACAACACTTGTGAG GGGGCCTTTGGTGCCCTGCAGAAGATCTGCGAAGACTCTTCCGAGCTTCTGGACAGTGATGCTCTCAACAGGCCCCTCAACATCATGATACCCAAGTTCCTGCAGTTCTTCAAGCACTGCAGCCCCAAGATCCG GTCCCATGCCATCGCCTGTGTGAACCAGTTTATCATGGACCGCGCCCAGGCGCTGATGGACAACATCGACACCTTCATCGAG CATCTGTTCGCCCTGGCTGTGGACGATGACCCCGAGGTGCGGAAGAATGTGTGCCGCGCCCTGGTGATGCTTCTGGAAGTGCGCATCGACCGGCTCATCCCCCACATGCACAGCATCATCCAG TACATGCTACAAAGGACCCAGGACCATGATGAGAACGTGGCCCTGGAGGCCTGTGAGTTCTGGCTGACGCTGGCTGAGCAGCCCATCTGCAAGGAAGTCCTGGCCTCCCACCTGGTCCA GTTGATCCCCATTCTTGTAAATGGGATGAAGTACTCGGAAATTGATATCATTCTGCTCAAG GGTGATGTGGAGGAGGATGAGGCTGTACCTGATAGTGAGCAGGACATCAAGCCGCGCTTCCACAAGTCCCGCACGGTGACACTGCCCCATGAAGCTGAGCGGCCCGACGGCACTGAGGATGCCGaggatgatgatgacgacgatgcATTATCGGACTGGAATCTGA GGAAGTGCTCTGCGGCTGCGCTGGACGTCCTGGCCAATGTTTTCCGGGAGGAactgctcccccacctcctccccctgctcAAGGGCCTCCTGTTCCACCCCGAGTGGGTGGTCAAGGAGTCAGGCATCCTGGTGCTGGGTGCCATCGCCGAGG GCTGCATGCAAGGCATGGTGCCCTACCTGCCGGAGTTGATCCCACACCTCATCCGGTGCCTGTCAGACAAGAAGGCCCTGGTCCGCTCCATCGCCTGCTGGACCCTGAGCCGCTATGCCCACTGGGTGGTCAGCCAGCCTCCTGACATGCACCTCAAGCCTCTGATGACAGAGCTACTCAAACGCATCCTGGATGGCAACAAGAGGGTGCAGGAGGCAGCCTGCAG TGCTTTTGccaccctggaggaggaggcatgCACAGAGCTGGTACCCTACCTCAGCTACATCCTGGACACCCTTGTCTTTGCCTTCGGCAAGTACCAGCATAAGAATCTGCTCATCCTTTATGACGCCATTGGCACGTTGGCTGACTCTGTGGGCCACCACCTCAACCAGCCGGTGAGACCCTTGTGCAGCCCCCTCTGCCTCTTTCCTCCCTGTGCCACATGCCAGGGAT AG
- the Tnpo2 gene encoding transportin-2 isoform X3, whose translation MNLVPMALASWQKLKQLNQFPDFNNYLIFVLTRLKSEDEPTRSLSGLILKNNVKAHYQSFPPPVADFIKQECLNNIGDASSLIRATIGILITTIASKGELQMWPELLPQLCNLLNSEDYNTCEGAFGALQKICEDSSELLDSDALNRPLNIMIPKFLQFFKHCSPKIRSHAIACVNQFIMDRAQALMDNIDTFIEHLFALAVDDDPEVRKNVCRALVMLLEVRIDRLIPHMHSIIQYMLQRTQDHDENVALEACEFWLTLAEQPICKEVLASHLVQLIPILVNGMKYSEIDIILLKGDVEEDEAVPDSEQDIKPRFHKSRTVTLPHEAERPDGTEDAEDDDDDDALSDWNLRKCSAAALDVLANVFREELLPHLLPLLKGLLFHPEWVVKESGILVLGAIAEGCMQGMVPYLPELIPHLIRCLSDKKALVRSIACWTLSRYAHWVVSQPPDMHLKPLMTELLKRILDGNKRVQEAACSAFATLEEEACTELVPYLSYILDTLVFAFGKYQHKNLLILYDAIGTLADSVGHHLNQPEYIQKLMPPLIQKWNELKDEDKDLFPLLECLSSVATALQSGFLPYCEPVYQRCVTLVQKTLAQAMMYTQHPEQYEAPDKDFMIVALDLLSGLAEGLGGHVEQLVARSNIMTLLFQCMQDSMPEVRQSSFALLGDLTKACFIHVKPCIAEFMPILGTNLNPEFISVCNNATWAIGEICMQMGAEMQPYVQMVLNNLVEIINRPNTPKTLLENTGRLTSPSAIPAITIGRLGYVCPQEVAPMLQQFIRPWCTSLRNIRDNEEKDSAFRGICMMIGVNPGGVVQDFIFFCDAVASWVSPKDDLRDMFYKILHGFKDQVGEENWQQFSEQFPPLLKERLAAFYGV comes from the exons ATGAACCTGGTGCcgatggctcttgcct CCTGGCAGAAACTCAAGCAGCTCAACCAGTTTCCTGACTTCAACAACTACCTAATCTTTGTCCTGACCAGACTCAAATCAGAAG ATGAGCCAACCCGGTCTCTCAGTGGGCTCATTCTTAAGAACAATGTGAAAGCACATTACCAGAGCTTTCCACCACCTGTGGCTGACTTCATCAAGCAGGAGTGTCTCAACAACATCGGCGACGCTTCCTCACTCATCCGTGCTACCATcg GTATTCTTATAACCACCATCGCTTCCAAGGGCGAGCTGCAGATGTGGCCTGAGCTGCTGCCCCAGTTATGCAACCTGCTCAACTCAGAGGATTACAACACTTGTGAG GGGGCCTTTGGTGCCCTGCAGAAGATCTGCGAAGACTCTTCCGAGCTTCTGGACAGTGATGCTCTCAACAGGCCCCTCAACATCATGATACCCAAGTTCCTGCAGTTCTTCAAGCACTGCAGCCCCAAGATCCG GTCCCATGCCATCGCCTGTGTGAACCAGTTTATCATGGACCGCGCCCAGGCGCTGATGGACAACATCGACACCTTCATCGAG CATCTGTTCGCCCTGGCTGTGGACGATGACCCCGAGGTGCGGAAGAATGTGTGCCGCGCCCTGGTGATGCTTCTGGAAGTGCGCATCGACCGGCTCATCCCCCACATGCACAGCATCATCCAG TACATGCTACAAAGGACCCAGGACCATGATGAGAACGTGGCCCTGGAGGCCTGTGAGTTCTGGCTGACGCTGGCTGAGCAGCCCATCTGCAAGGAAGTCCTGGCCTCCCACCTGGTCCA GTTGATCCCCATTCTTGTAAATGGGATGAAGTACTCGGAAATTGATATCATTCTGCTCAAG GGTGATGTGGAGGAGGATGAGGCTGTACCTGATAGTGAGCAGGACATCAAGCCGCGCTTCCACAAGTCCCGCACGGTGACACTGCCCCATGAAGCTGAGCGGCCCGACGGCACTGAGGATGCCGaggatgatgatgacgacgatgcATTATCGGACTGGAATCTGA GGAAGTGCTCTGCGGCTGCGCTGGACGTCCTGGCCAATGTTTTCCGGGAGGAactgctcccccacctcctccccctgctcAAGGGCCTCCTGTTCCACCCCGAGTGGGTGGTCAAGGAGTCAGGCATCCTGGTGCTGGGTGCCATCGCCGAGG GCTGCATGCAAGGCATGGTGCCCTACCTGCCGGAGTTGATCCCACACCTCATCCGGTGCCTGTCAGACAAGAAGGCCCTGGTCCGCTCCATCGCCTGCTGGACCCTGAGCCGCTATGCCCACTGGGTGGTCAGCCAGCCTCCTGACATGCACCTCAAGCCTCTGATGACAGAGCTACTCAAACGCATCCTGGATGGCAACAAGAGGGTGCAGGAGGCAGCCTGCAG TGCTTTTGccaccctggaggaggaggcatgCACAGAGCTGGTACCCTACCTCAGCTACATCCTGGACACCCTTGTCTTTGCCTTCGGCAAGTACCAGCATAAGAATCTGCTCATCCTTTATGACGCCATTGGCACGTTGGCTGACTCTGTGGGCCACCACCTCAACCAGCCG GAATACATCCAGAAGCTGATGCCACCACTGATCCAGAAGTGGAACGAGCTGAAGGATGAAGACAAGGACCTTTTCCCCCTGCTGGAG tgccTGTCCTCTGTGGCCACCGCCCTGCAGAGTGGCTTCCTGCCCTACTGCGAGCCTGTGTACCAGCGCTGTGTCACTCTGGTGCAGAAGACACTGGCCCAGGCCATG ATGTACACCCAGCACCCTGAGCAGTATGAGGCCCCTGACAAGGACTTCATGATCGTGGCACTGGATCTGCTCAGCGGCCTGGCTGAGGGCCTGGGTGGCCATGTGGAGCAGCTGGTGGCCCGGAGTAACATCATGACCCTGCTCTTCCAGTGTATGCAG GATTCCATGCCTGAGGTACGGCAGAGTTCCTTTGCTCTTCTGGGAGACCTCACCAAAGCCTGCTTCATCCACGTTAAGCCGTGTATCG ctgagtTCATGCCCATCCTGGGCACCAACCTGAACCCCGAGTTCATTTCAGTCTGCAACAATGCCACCTGGGCCATTGGCGAGATCTGCATGCAGATGG GGGCAGAGATGCAACCTTATGTGCAGATGGTCCTCAACAACCTGGTGGAGATCATTAATCGGCCCAACACACCCAAGACACTGCTGGAAAACACAG GTCGCCTGACGAGTCCCTCTGCCATTCCAGCCATCACCATTGGCCGCCTGGGCTACGTGTGCCCACAGGAGGTGGCTCCTATGCTCCAGCAGTTCATCCGGCCTTG GTGCACGTCCCTGCGGAACATCCGGGACAATGAGGAGAAGGACTCTGCATTCCGGGGCATCTGCATGATGATTGGTGTCAACCCAGGGGGCGTTGTGCAG gactttattttcttctgcGATGCTGTAGCCTCTTGGGTGAGCCCGAAGGATGACCTTCGGGACATGTTTTATAAG ATCCTCCATGGCTTCAAAGATCAAGTTGGGGAGGAGAACTGGCAGCAGTTTTCAGAGCAGTTCCCGCCACTGCTCAAGGAGAGGCTGGCGGCCTTCTATGGGGTCTAG